AAAATCAGACTTTCGTCTGTCACTGTTTCAAGAAAAGGTGATTGTTCGCGATAGTGATTCCTGTATTGTAAAGGAGGTAGGTTTGTCTAAACTTAGTAATGTCTTGATATTTGGGGATTCGCAGTTGTCTACTCAACTGGTTAAACGGTTGATGAAAGAAGGGATTGGGCTTTATTATTTTTCTAGGGTTGGAAAATTTTTAGGAGGGTTTGATTGTTTTCGTCAGGATGATTTTGAAAAACAAAGGCAACAGTTGCTGGCTTGCCAAAATATGGATTTTTGTTTGGACTTGGCTAAGATGGTCATTTCTAAAAAAATGTCGTTGCAGGTAGACTTGCTCAGAGCTTATGATCGCTTTGAGTTATTAATGGAGGAAGATTATCAACGGCTGGAGGAACAGCTGCATTCAGTCGGTATGGCAAGGTCCATTCAGGAGTTGATGGGGTTCGAGGGTCGGATGGCTAAGTCATATTTTTATTACTTGGGTTTATTGGTTCCGAGGGAGTTTAAATTCCATGGTCGATCCAAGCGTCCTGCCAAGGATTATTTTAATGCCTTGCTTAATTATGGTTACAGTATCTTGTACAGTAATTTTTGTGGCTATATTCGTAAGAGTGGTCTGAATCCTGGCTATGGTTTTATGCATAGGTGTCGGGGGCATCACGCTGCTCTTGCTAGTGATTTGATGGAGCCTTGGCGGGTCTTGATGGTGGATGATACGGTCATGAAACTTGTTTTGGCGGAGGAATTGAGGGCGGATCATTTTGAGGTAGATGACAAGAGAGGGTTTATCCTAAGCACGGAGGGGCAACGAATTTACCTGACGGCTTTGCGGAAACGGTTTTTGGAAATTCATGAATATGTGGAGTTGGACAAGAAACGGTATACCTTTCCGTACATGGTAGAGAAGCAGCTGTTGAGTTTATTAGATTGTTTTCGGCAGGGAGATGCCCAGTCATTTTTGAATATTGCAGGGGAGGCTGAGGATGACACGCTACTTTAATCTAGGTAAGGGAGATGTTGCTTTTGCGAAACATAAATCGGTCTTTTGTCTGGTCATTTATGACATTGTTAGTAATAAACGACGGGTCAAATTGGCTCACTTGCTTTCTGGCTATGGTATTCGGGTGCAACGGTCCAGTTTTGAACTTATGATAATGGAAGGGGAGTACAAGAGCTTGCTTCAAGACCTCCGGGATTTTTACGAGGAATCAGAGGGGGATAGTATCTTGGTCTATCGCTGTAAGCAGGAGGATGTGCAGTTTTTCTCTCCTTATCAGACGGCTAGTCTGGAGCAAGATTGTATCTTTTTATAAGTGGTAGTTAATAAGAAATTATGGTATAATAGATGTAGTTTCACTAGGGGTCCTAGATGTAGCGCGTGGTCTGTTGTGGACCACAAGATATGCTATTAGAGACCCCTATTCCCTGAGAAGGGTCGGAAACCAAATTGATTACGTTTTTCATAATATTTTCCTCGTATTAGAGACCCCTATTCCCTGAGAAGGGTCGGAAACTGCTATTATTTTTACTTTTGATTCTTCCATCTTTTATTAGAGACCCCTATTCCCTGAGAAGGGTCGGAAACACACGATAGAAGTGTACTACATCAGCACTTGTTTATTAGAGACCCCTATTCCCTGAGAAGGGTCGGAAACTCATAGTATTTTACCTCTTTTGTGTAAAGGGCTAGAATTAGAGACCCCTATTCCCTGAGAAGGGTCGGAAACAATTTTTCAACGTTGTAACCTAGTGGAGTATATCATTAGAGACCCCTATTCCCTGAGAAGGGTCGGAAACAAACTTTTTTAACTTTTTAACTTTATTTTATTTTTTATTAGAGACCCCTATTCCCTGAGAAGGGTCGGAAACGTTTCCTTCTTGAAACATATCAACGACTTTCACTATCATTAGAGACCCCTATTCCCTGAGAAGGGTCGGAAACTAACATCCGTTCCAATCTAGTGTGTAATTCAACTAATTAGAGACCCCTATTCCCTGAGAAGGGTCGGAAACGTTCTCCTTTTGTGGTTGTTTCTTAATTTGTTTATACAATTAGAGACCCCTATTCCCTGAGAAGGGTCGGAAACAGAGCCTGATTTTGTTTATCATGGTCATCTAGTCGATTAGAGACCCCTATTCCCTGAGAAGGGTCGGAAACCGCGTTTAAGTCGTTCCTGTTCTTCAAACGCCTTCAATTAGAGACCCCTATTCCCTGAGAAGGGTCGGAAACGGTCAGCTGTTTGATGGAAATCATTAATGCTACGTTATTAGAGACCCCTATTCCCTGAGAAGGGTCGGAAACCCGTCTGGGACGAATTTCTTGTCCACGTAGTCGTAGTATTAGAGACCCCTATTCCCTGAGAAGGGTCGGAAAATTTTTTATCTTTTGGCCAAAAAAAGATAACGAAATATTAGCTCCCCTCCTCCCTGCGAAGGGTCGGAAACGGTTTTTCAGCTGGTTGTTCAACAGGTTTTTCAGATTAGATCCCCTTATTCCCTGTGAAGGGTCGGAAACATTAACGGCTTACCGAAAGTATAAAAATCTGCTTTATATTAGAGCCCCCTAATCCCTGAGAAGGGTCGGAAACAAATAACATAGCATCACTATAACTTACAAACTTAATTAGAGGCCCCTATTCCCTGAGAAGGGTCGGAAACAAGTCATGTGAGTTAATGTTAGGTAAGAAACGCTTACATTAGAGCCCCCTATTCCCTGCGAAGGGTCGGAAACTCTCTTTCCTCCCACATCTCGGCATTTATACCTTTATTAGATCCTCCTAATCCCTGCGAAGGGTCGGAAACTCCATGATTTGAACGTTGCGAGTAAGACGACCGATTAGAGCCCCCTATCCCCTGCGAAGGGTCGGAAACACCTTTAAATTTACTAACATCGGTGAAAATGATTAGATCCCCCTATTCCTTGCGAAGGGTCGGAAAAGCATCAAATTCTGGGTCGCACCAGATGTCCTCATTAGATCCCCCTATTCCCTGAGAAGGGTCGGAAACTATAGGAACGGCTTTATATCTAATCAACAGTAAATATATTCCCTGCGAAGGGTCGGAAACAATGTTGTCAGCTACCTAACCCCATTATTTTCACATTAGCGACCCCTATTCCCTGCGAAGGGTCGGAAACAAATTCTTGCTGTTGAACACTTGCCATTCCGCATTAGATCCCCCTAATCCCTGCGAAGGGTCGGAAACTATTCCCCTTCCCAATCTTCAGATAATTCACGAACATTAGAGCCAATATTCCCTTCGAAGGGTCGGAAAATCCATGATTTGAACGTTGCGAGTAAGACGACCGATTAGAGCCCCCTATCCCCTGCGAAGGGTCGGAAACGGTACCTCATCAGCAAATTTGATTGGCTCCCAGTTCGATTAGATCCCCCTATTCCCTGCGAAGGGTCGGAAACTGATATTTCCCTCTTTTTTGAGTATTTTTATAATATTAGATCCCCCATTCCCTGCGAAGGGTCGGAAACACACCACGCATTACTTTACGCTCCATTGCGTCTATTAGAGCCCCCTATTCCCTGCGAAGGGTCGGAAACAAGCTTTGGGTGGTTTTAATCTTCGCTCTGCTTCAATTAGAGACCCCTATTCCCTGAGAAGGGTCGGAAACCTTCTTGATTCTTTTGTTCATGTTTCTTATAAGTATTAGAGACCCCTATTCCCTGCGAAGGGTCGGAAACGCCTTGTTCACTCTCTGTCTCCTTTTTGTGGTATAAATTAGATCCCCCTATTCCCTGCGAAGGGTCGGAAACAGGAATCTGTCTATCTGACATGGTGGTAAAAAATTGGATTTCCCTCTCCCTCTACAGGGACTTTTTTGTAAAAGTTGTAAGATTTACAGATAAATACTTGACGAACATTTGTGCTTTTGCTATACTAATCTTAGGAAAATTTTCTATATATTAAATAATAAAAGGGCGCCGCTAGATGGTGAAAAGTACTTTGCTTTTCTCTGTTTTTTGCGGTTTTTTTGTGCTTGTATGAAAAAGATAAAGATTTACCTTGCTAGACAGGAAATGACATCAAATGAATTAGCAAGTAAGTTACATGGCTTTCTAATGGAAATGATAGATCCTGCCTATGCCAGCTATCTCCATAATCTGGAGACCAATCCCTACGCCACTCGTGTGGAAAGGTCCAGTACCCACCACATATGGCTTGTCAGTCTCTTAACAAATGAGGCAGTTGAACAACTAGCCCCGCTCCTCTTATCTTTGGAGACTATTCAGCTAAGAGGAAGTCAGCAGGAAATAGTCGTCCAAAAGTTAGAAGTGGAAAATTGTTCGGATCAGGAACTGTTGACGATTTTCAACAGTTCTTGTCAGGAAACTCAATTTCGTATTCACTTTCTTACACCGACAGGTTTTAAAAGTCAGGGAGACTATGTCATGTTTCCAAATCCAAGACTGATTTTTCAAAGTCTCATGCAAAAGCATACCCGACTAACAGGTGGTGATGAAATTGACGAAGACTTGTTAGAATACTTGTGTCAGCATGCCAAGATTACTAGTTATCAACTAAGCAGCCACTATTACACAATCCACAAGCAGAAAATACCGGCTTTCGTTGGCTCGGTAAATGTGACCATTAAGGGGGCAGAGACCCTGAGATCCTATGTCAAGATGTTGCTGACTTTTGGAGAATATTCAGGTATAGGAATAAAAACTAGTCTAGGAATGGGAGGTATCCGATTTGAAACAAGAAAAAAGTGATATATTTTACGGGGCCTTATTGCACGATATTGGCAAGGTAGTCCAACGCGCCACTGGCGAGAGAGCCAAGCACGCCCTGGTTGGAACAGACTGGCTCAAGAATTTTACGGATAATGCGACAATTTTAGCCCATGTCAAAAACCACATGGCTAGCCACCAAGATTCCTTGCCAGAAGATCACACGGCCTATATCACCTACATAGCCGACAACATCGCTTCGGGAGTAGATAGAAGAAAGAGTTGTGAAGAAACAGAGATAGCTGGCCAAATATGGGATCATTACACCAATCAAGCAGATATTTTCAATGTTTTTGGTGCAGAGCCTAGTCAACGCTACTTTCAACCAGTGGAGTTAGATGTCCAGAAGAAGCCAAATCTTGCTAGTCGAGAAAACAGTCATTTTACCAAGGGAGAATACAGTCGTATCCTTCAACGGATTACCGAGGCCTTTCGTGTCATGGACTACACACCTGCCTATCATTCCTCTTTTCTAAACTTGCTTGAGGCCACCCTGTCCTATGTTCCTTCATCAACCAATACCAAGGAGATTGCGGATATATCCTTATTTGAACACAGCAAGCTAACAGCAGGTTTTGCCTTGGCTATCTATGACTATCTAAAAGATCAAGGGAGAACACAATTTTCCAAGGAGCTTTTCAGAGGAGCAACGGATTTTTACAAAGAAGAGGCATTTTTGCTGGCGAGCTTTGATCTATCAGGGATTCAAGATTTTATATACAATATTGCGACATCTGGTGCAGCCAAGCAACTTAAGGCTCGTAGTTTCTATTTGGATTTTATGGGCGAACATCTTGTGGATAGCTTGCTGGATCGATTGGAATTAAACCGTGCCAATCTTCTTTATATTGGTGGTGGGCATGCCTATCTTTTATTGGCAAATACAGCTTCTACCCGACAAATATTAGAAGAATTTGAAAAGGAGATGAATGCCTTTCTTTTGGCAAATGTTCAAACACGCTTATATGTAGCCTTTGGTTGGTCAGCGTTTGCTGCTCGGGATATTATGGTAGATAGCCAGTCAGCTGAGACCTATCGTCAAATTTATCAAAAAGTTAGCCAGCAGATTTCTGCCAAGAAACTCCGTCGTTACAATTGGAAAACCTTGATGGTTCTCAATCGCGGTGGAAAGAAGGCTGGGAGAGAATGTGTGATTTGCCATGCTATTGATTCTCTAGAAGAGAAACATGGAAAGCTATTATGCGGTCTCTGTTCAGGTTTGCACGATTTTTCAAAGAAAATCCAATTCAAACATTATCTTGTATCAGGACATCCAAGCTTACTGCCAGTTGGACCAGACGCCTATCTCCATGCCCTAGATAGTGATGGGGTGAAGAAAAAGCCAGAGGGAAGAATTTATAGTAAAAATGACTTCTTTACTGGTGAGCAACAGGCCACTCATATCTATGTTGGGGATTACCAGGCAGCAGAAATATATGATTATGCTCAGCTTTCTACAGAAGTGATTAATAGTAGAGGGGAGCGATCTGGTATCAAGCGTTTGGCGGTAGTACGTCTAGACGTAGATGATCTAGGTGCTGCTTTCATGGCAGGCTATTCGGTTCAAGGGAATGGTTCTTACAATACGTTCTCCAGGACGGCTAGTTTCTCTAGAAGTATGAGCCAATTTTTCAAAGTCTATATCAATCAATTTGCGTCTGGAAAATCCATATCGATTATCTATTCAGGAGGCGATGATGTCTTTGCTATTGGGACCTGGCAGGATATTATTACTTTTACAATTGAGTTGCGCCAGCAATTTATTAACTGGACCAATGGTAAATTAACCTTGTCAGCGGGTATTGGTCTCTTCACAGACAAGACTCCGATTAGCTTGATGGCGAGGGAGACAGGGTATTTGGAAGAGGCTGCTAAGTCTAATGATAAGGATAGTATTAGTCTATTTGCTGAAGAGTTTACCTTTAAATTTGATGATTTTATTCAGAGAGTTTATGGGAACTATCTGACAAAGGTTCGGACTTTCTTTAATACCATGGATGATTATGGAAAATCCTTCCTGTATCGTTTGATTGAACTCCTACGGAGTACAGACCGATTGGATATAGCTCGGGCGGCTTATTACTTAACACGGTTAGAAGAAAAGGCCAAGGGAGAAAACGAGGAGCTGTTCAAAGAGTTCAAAGTCTTCTTTATGAATGTGGCTATGTCTAATCAAGCAGCAAAAAAAGAGCTAGAAATGGCTCTCACTCTATATGTTTATGAAATAAGAAAGGATAGCTAATGGCAATCTTAACAGATCGAAATTATGTGGATAAGGCAGAGAAGGCAATCAAGCAATTAAAGTCGGAGAATGGTGGAACTTTTTTATTTACGACTAGTCAATTGAGAAACCTTTTATCCTTGACGAGCAGTCTCTATGATGAAAGCAAGGTGCGTCCGTTTGAAGAATTACAGGATAAAACATCTTACTTACGAGTTCAATTTGTTTACCAGTCAGGTCGTAATTCGATTAGAATAGGA
The nucleotide sequence above comes from Streptococcus sp. 29887. Encoded proteins:
- the cas6 gene encoding CRISPR-associated endoribonuclease Cas6, producing MKKIKIYLARQEMTSNELASKLHGFLMEMIDPAYASYLHNLETNPYATRVERSSTHHIWLVSLLTNEAVEQLAPLLLSLETIQLRGSQQEIVVQKLEVENCSDQELLTIFNSSCQETQFRIHFLTPTGFKSQGDYVMFPNPRLIFQSLMQKHTRLTGGDEIDEDLLEYLCQHAKITSYQLSSHYYTIHKQKIPAFVGSVNVTIKGAETLRSYVKMLLTFGEYSGIGIKTSLGMGGIRFETRKK
- the csm2 gene encoding type III-A CRISPR-associated protein Csm2, whose amino-acid sequence is MAILTDRNYVDKAEKAIKQLKSENGGTFLFTTSQLRNLLSLTSSLYDESKVRPFEELQDKTSYLRVQFVYQSGRNSIRIGRETKFPVKDLVERAEILECLKEVRDIETLQRFCRYMEALVAYFKYEGGKDR
- the cas1 gene encoding CRISPR-associated endonuclease Cas1, producing MSDLYIQKSDFRLSLFQEKVIVRDSDSCIVKEVGLSKLSNVLIFGDSQLSTQLVKRLMKEGIGLYYFSRVGKFLGGFDCFRQDDFEKQRQQLLACQNMDFCLDLAKMVISKKMSLQVDLLRAYDRFELLMEEDYQRLEEQLHSVGMARSIQELMGFEGRMAKSYFYYLGLLVPREFKFHGRSKRPAKDYFNALLNYGYSILYSNFCGYIRKSGLNPGYGFMHRCRGHHAALASDLMEPWRVLMVDDTVMKLVLAEELRADHFEVDDKRGFILSTEGQRIYLTALRKRFLEIHEYVELDKKRYTFPYMVEKQLLSLLDCFRQGDAQSFLNIAGEAEDDTLL
- the cas10 gene encoding type III-A CRISPR-associated protein Cas10/Csm1, which codes for MKQEKSDIFYGALLHDIGKVVQRATGERAKHALVGTDWLKNFTDNATILAHVKNHMASHQDSLPEDHTAYITYIADNIASGVDRRKSCEETEIAGQIWDHYTNQADIFNVFGAEPSQRYFQPVELDVQKKPNLASRENSHFTKGEYSRILQRITEAFRVMDYTPAYHSSFLNLLEATLSYVPSSTNTKEIADISLFEHSKLTAGFALAIYDYLKDQGRTQFSKELFRGATDFYKEEAFLLASFDLSGIQDFIYNIATSGAAKQLKARSFYLDFMGEHLVDSLLDRLELNRANLLYIGGGHAYLLLANTASTRQILEEFEKEMNAFLLANVQTRLYVAFGWSAFAARDIMVDSQSAETYRQIYQKVSQQISAKKLRRYNWKTLMVLNRGGKKAGRECVICHAIDSLEEKHGKLLCGLCSGLHDFSKKIQFKHYLVSGHPSLLPVGPDAYLHALDSDGVKKKPEGRIYSKNDFFTGEQQATHIYVGDYQAAEIYDYAQLSTEVINSRGERSGIKRLAVVRLDVDDLGAAFMAGYSVQGNGSYNTFSRTASFSRSMSQFFKVYINQFASGKSISIIYSGGDDVFAIGTWQDIITFTIELRQQFINWTNGKLTLSAGIGLFTDKTPISLMARETGYLEEAAKSNDKDSISLFAEEFTFKFDDFIQRVYGNYLTKVRTFFNTMDDYGKSFLYRLIELLRSTDRLDIARAAYYLTRLEEKAKGENEELFKEFKVFFMNVAMSNQAAKKELEMALTLYVYEIRKDS
- the cas2 gene encoding CRISPR-associated endonuclease Cas2, with the protein product MTRYFNLGKGDVAFAKHKSVFCLVIYDIVSNKRRVKLAHLLSGYGIRVQRSSFELMIMEGEYKSLLQDLRDFYEESEGDSILVYRCKQEDVQFFSPYQTASLEQDCIFL